One region of Desulforamulus hydrothermalis Lam5 = DSM 18033 genomic DNA includes:
- a CDS encoding DUF1614 domain-containing protein produces MERFPLGLIVLIVVSLLIFFGVAQRALDRMRLSDKGALVVILALIVGSFVDIPIPGMPVPLEINLGGALVPVGLAVYLLAKAGTGKEVARALIAAALTALVIWFVGTRLMSGLPEPAGRFGFLDTLYLYPIVAALIAYIAGRSRRSAFIGATLGVLLADMANYFYLVRNNATNALKSIGGAGAFDSIVISGILAILLADLIGETRERLQGGPASAGKPDALLAGLRKPEFGRPARDDKHRDKTNDTARRESARKEVDRLED; encoded by the coding sequence ATGGAGCGGTTTCCCTTGGGACTTATTGTTTTAATTGTTGTATCCTTGCTCATCTTTTTTGGGGTTGCCCAGCGGGCCCTGGACCGCATGAGACTGTCAGACAAAGGAGCACTGGTGGTAATATTGGCTCTTATTGTAGGCAGTTTTGTTGATATTCCCATACCGGGCATGCCGGTACCCCTGGAAATTAATTTGGGCGGTGCTTTGGTGCCGGTGGGCCTGGCCGTCTATCTGCTGGCCAAAGCAGGTACCGGCAAAGAAGTGGCGCGGGCTTTAATTGCTGCCGCCCTGACAGCACTGGTTATCTGGTTTGTTGGTACCCGGTTGATGAGCGGTTTACCGGAACCGGCCGGCCGGTTTGGATTTTTAGATACACTTTATTTGTACCCCATTGTTGCCGCATTAATTGCCTATATTGCCGGACGCTCCCGGCGAAGTGCCTTTATCGGTGCCACCCTGGGGGTTTTACTGGCTGATATGGCCAATTATTTTTATCTGGTTCGCAATAATGCCACCAATGCCTTAAAAAGCATCGGCGGTGCCGGAGCTTTTGACTCTATTGTTATTTCCGGTATTTTGGCCATCCTGTTGGCAGATCTGATTGGAGAAACCAGGGAAAGATTACAGGGCGGCCCTGCTTCGGCAGGAAAACCGGATGCCCTGCTGGCAGGTCTCAGGAAACCGGAGTTTGGCCGCCCGGCAAGAGATGACAAACATCGGGATAAAACAAATGATACAGCTCGCAGGGAATCTGCCAGGAAGGAGGTTGACCGTCTTGAAGACTAA
- the spoIIP gene encoding stage II sporulation protein P — MKTKKFILVLSLLLMFSGIGIIGWLGLSQTVLPAWQPASLMFNDGVDHLVGQAVDIVDDQGKVISRACRVNVGDEIINAKGNHYRVIKVDRHKAVVKSLGQDKQFLAWQEFYTDERLAMAAANPKGGTVGIYHTHSDEAYVPSDGKESIPFKGGIYDVGKSLVSRLKQKSATRVVYDQTPHDPHDNAAYQRSRRTAMKLMKQNPIAIIDVHRDGIPDAGYYKANVSGNQVSQLRLVVGRQNPNMEANKDFARRMMAYANKVHPNIVKEIFMAKGNYNQDLMPTAILIEAGTHTNTKGEAERGVALFADAIPTVLGIEGGPQTRNVPGGGLTQPGAGGAGGWRAVGWILGITLLLGGGFLLISAGSLKGVGNRLAGLGKEFTNYLGPLVVKKPQPQKHKTKAKAGRTVYDELADRASVDRRDDVTED; from the coding sequence TTGAAGACTAAAAAATTTATTTTAGTACTAAGCCTTTTACTAATGTTTTCAGGTATTGGCATAATTGGTTGGCTGGGTTTGTCACAAACAGTTCTGCCGGCCTGGCAGCCTGCTTCATTAATGTTTAATGACGGTGTGGATCACTTGGTTGGCCAGGCAGTGGATATCGTGGATGATCAGGGAAAAGTGATCAGCCGGGCCTGCCGGGTAAATGTGGGGGACGAGATTATCAATGCCAAGGGGAATCACTACCGGGTGATTAAGGTAGACCGACATAAAGCGGTGGTTAAGTCCCTTGGGCAGGACAAACAATTTCTGGCCTGGCAGGAATTCTATACGGATGAGCGGCTGGCTATGGCTGCTGCTAACCCTAAGGGCGGCACGGTAGGAATTTATCATACCCACAGTGATGAAGCCTATGTGCCCAGTGACGGCAAAGAGAGCATTCCATTTAAAGGCGGTATTTATGATGTGGGGAAAAGTTTGGTAAGCCGGCTAAAGCAAAAAAGTGCAACCAGGGTGGTGTATGACCAAACCCCCCACGACCCCCATGATAATGCAGCTTACCAGCGATCCCGCCGTACCGCCATGAAGTTAATGAAACAAAACCCGATAGCCATTATTGATGTGCACCGGGACGGTATTCCGGACGCCGGTTATTATAAAGCCAATGTATCGGGCAATCAGGTCAGCCAGCTGCGTCTGGTGGTGGGGCGGCAGAATCCCAACATGGAAGCAAATAAAGATTTTGCCCGGCGGATGATGGCTTACGCCAATAAAGTGCATCCCAACATTGTCAAAGAAATTTTTATGGCCAAGGGCAATTACAACCAAGATTTAATGCCAACAGCTATTCTTATTGAAGCCGGTACCCACACCAACACCAAAGGAGAAGCTGAGCGAGGGGTAGCTTTGTTTGCTGACGCCATCCCTACGGTATTAGGCATTGAAGGCGGCCCGCAAACCCGCAATGTTCCCGGCGGCGGCCTTACTCAGCCCGGTGCCGGCGGGGCAGGCGGCTGGCGGGCGGTGGGTTGGATATTAGGGATAACCCTGCTGCTGGGCGGCGGGTTCCTGCTGATCAGTGCCGGCAGCCTGAAGGGAGTAGGCAACCGTTTGGCAGGTTTAGGAAAGGAATTTACCAATTACCTGGGGCCCCTGGTCGTTAAGAAACCTCAGCCCCAAAAACATAAAACCAAAGCAAAAGCAGGCCGCACGGTTTATGACGAGCTGGCCGACCGGGCCTCTGTTGATCGGCGGGATGACGTGACAGAAGACTAA